In Bacillus sp. SB49, a single window of DNA contains:
- the argS gene encoding arginine--tRNA ligase, with amino-acid sequence MNIVEQMELKLKEEISRAVVAAGLAAEEELPEVVLEQPKDKAHGDYATNMAMQLARIAKKNPRAIAAELVEAFDHSKASIEKIEIAGPGFINFYMNNQYLTELVPTILEAGDAYGRTDSGNGHKIQVEFVSANPTGTLHLGHARGAAVGDSLCNVLDAAGYEVSREYYINDAGNQMANLAYSVEARYMQALGKEWAMPEDGYHGQDIIGLGNKLVEEDGEKWVDVEDAERLQYFREYGLKFLLNNIKTDLEEFRVPFDEWFSETSLYQGDQITDALQVLKDQGYVYEKEDATWFETTRFDDDKDRVLIKNDGSYTYLTPDIAYHKNKLDRGFDTLINIWGADHHGYIPRMKAAIQALGYDKDTLEVEIIQMVNLFQDGEKVKMSKRTGKAVTLRELMEEVGIDAMRYFFSMRSSDSHLDFDMDLARSESNENPVYYVQYAHARICTMLKQAEEKGLKADSFDGSHLASEKEEDLLKRLGEFPQVVADAADKRIPHRITQYTFDLASNLHSFYNAVKVLDEDNKEATAARIALMQAVRTTLRNALNLIGVSAPEQM; translated from the coding sequence ATGAATATCGTTGAACAAATGGAACTGAAATTGAAAGAAGAAATCAGCCGCGCCGTCGTGGCTGCCGGGTTGGCTGCAGAGGAAGAGCTCCCGGAAGTTGTTCTGGAGCAGCCAAAGGACAAAGCCCACGGAGACTATGCGACGAACATGGCGATGCAGCTGGCACGGATCGCCAAAAAGAACCCCCGCGCCATCGCTGCAGAGCTGGTTGAAGCATTTGATCATTCGAAAGCTTCTATCGAAAAGATTGAAATTGCCGGCCCCGGGTTCATCAATTTCTATATGAACAATCAGTATCTGACGGAGCTTGTCCCGACCATTCTTGAGGCAGGCGATGCCTATGGCCGTACAGACAGCGGCAATGGCCATAAGATACAAGTCGAGTTCGTATCTGCCAACCCGACGGGTACGCTTCACCTCGGCCACGCTCGCGGAGCAGCTGTCGGCGATTCGCTCTGTAACGTCCTGGATGCAGCAGGATATGAAGTTTCCCGTGAATATTATATCAACGATGCAGGAAATCAGATGGCTAATCTGGCGTATTCCGTTGAAGCGCGTTATATGCAGGCCCTTGGTAAAGAGTGGGCAATGCCGGAAGATGGTTATCACGGTCAGGATATTATCGGTCTTGGTAATAAGCTTGTAGAAGAAGACGGAGAGAAATGGGTGGACGTCGAGGATGCAGAACGTCTTCAATATTTCCGTGAGTACGGATTGAAGTTCCTTCTGAACAATATCAAGACAGACCTCGAAGAATTCCGCGTTCCGTTCGACGAGTGGTTCTCGGAAACATCCTTGTACCAGGGAGATCAGATCACAGATGCTCTTCAGGTGTTGAAAGACCAGGGGTATGTCTACGAGAAAGAAGATGCTACATGGTTTGAGACGACACGCTTTGATGACGACAAAGACCGCGTACTCATTAAAAATGACGGCTCCTACACGTATCTGACACCGGATATCGCTTATCATAAAAATAAACTGGACCGAGGCTTTGATACGCTGATCAATATTTGGGGAGCGGATCACCACGGCTATATTCCACGTATGAAAGCGGCTATTCAAGCGCTTGGTTACGATAAAGACACACTGGAAGTGGAAATCATTCAAATGGTCAACCTGTTCCAGGACGGAGAGAAAGTGAAAATGAGTAAGCGGACTGGAAAAGCTGTCACGCTTCGTGAGCTGATGGAAGAAGTGGGAATTGACGCTATGCGCTATTTCTTCTCCATGCGTTCCAGCGATTCTCACTTGGACTTCGATATGGACCTTGCACGTTCAGAATCCAACGAGAACCCTGTCTATTATGTGCAGTATGCGCATGCCCGCATTTGTACGATGTTGAAACAAGCAGAAGAGAAAGGGCTGAAGGCAGACTCCTTCGATGGAAGTCATCTGGCTTCCGAGAAAGAAGAGGACCTGCTGAAACGACTTGGTGAATTCCCACAGGTGGTTGCTGACGCCGCTGACAAACGGATACCTCACCGTATTACCCAGTACACGTTTGATCTCGCTTCCAATCTCCACAGCTTCTACAACGCTGTCAAAGTTCTGGATGAAGACAATAAAGAAGCGACTGCTGCACGTATTGCCTTGATGCAGGCAGTACGTACGACCCTGCGTAATGCTCTGAACTTGATCGGTGTGTCTGCACCGGAGCAGATGTAA
- a CDS encoding transglycosylase domain-containing protein, producing MRSLFKRTYKWGKRGFKLALFGLIAGVVLTIGVLIAAVIQGPPSLTTEQNTVFYGSDGEIIGEDQGAEERYWIDIDDMPESLKDATLAIEDRRFYNHFGFDFKRIAGAALTDLKQMRMAEGASTITQQYARNLYLSHDKTWTRKLHEAMYALRLEIFYNKDEILEGYLNTIYYGHGAYGVEAASRYYFDKNAEELSLKEASMLAGIPKGPSYYSPLDNEENAEERQELILTEMENNGYITPSEKEAAVTASITYADPDKSEEKEIAPYFQDQVVTEAAGILDVSREEIESGGFHIHTTLKEDHQNILEEKVKKNIPAEEEIQVAAAVMDDQTGAITAMIGGKDYEESPYNRATQAERPVGSTIKPFLYYAALQEGYSPVTMIESKPTEFEVSGKSEPYAPTNFNGKFADKPITMAQALAISDNIYAVSTHMDIGPEKLVRTLQDFGIDKQFKPNPSLALGYSSVSLLDMVTAYGKLVQGTESISGHTVSKITDQHGSVLYEYEPVYDKGKAIDKKTAFAVTHMMTGMFDSGLNANYADVTGSPINGKLTRMYGGKSGTTDTDSWMVGFSPQYLSAVWIGYDEGGKVLEDFNDHRYAKNIWADTMEAVHEPLPEASFIPPPGLKGVYIDPDTGALSGPNCPKERLVYMEKAAIPDDVCGGDDSKDVEEEFKNDPWFKDVVDWFF from the coding sequence ATGCGCTCATTATTTAAACGTACGTATAAATGGGGGAAACGAGGGTTCAAGCTGGCTTTGTTCGGTTTGATTGCCGGAGTTGTCCTCACAATCGGTGTATTGATTGCAGCCGTCATCCAAGGGCCTCCTTCCTTGACGACTGAACAAAATACGGTCTTCTATGGATCGGACGGAGAAATTATCGGCGAGGATCAAGGAGCCGAAGAACGCTACTGGATCGACATCGATGACATGCCGGAGTCCTTGAAAGATGCCACCCTTGCCATTGAGGACAGACGCTTTTATAACCATTTCGGCTTCGATTTCAAGCGAATCGCAGGCGCGGCTCTCACAGATTTGAAGCAGATGAGGATGGCGGAAGGAGCCAGTACGATCACACAGCAATACGCCAGGAACCTGTACCTTTCCCATGACAAGACATGGACGAGGAAGCTCCATGAAGCAATGTATGCCCTACGTCTCGAAATCTTCTACAATAAAGATGAAATTCTGGAAGGCTACCTAAATACGATTTACTACGGACACGGTGCCTATGGAGTAGAAGCAGCAAGCAGGTATTACTTCGATAAAAATGCGGAAGAGCTCTCTTTGAAAGAAGCCAGTATGCTTGCCGGAATACCTAAGGGACCGAGCTATTATTCTCCATTAGATAATGAAGAAAATGCGGAAGAACGTCAGGAGCTTATATTGACGGAAATGGAGAATAACGGCTACATCACGCCATCTGAGAAAGAGGCGGCCGTAACCGCAAGCATTACGTATGCAGATCCCGACAAATCCGAGGAGAAGGAAATTGCTCCTTATTTTCAGGACCAGGTCGTGACAGAAGCAGCCGGCATCCTTGACGTAAGCAGGGAAGAAATTGAAAGCGGAGGCTTCCATATCCATACGACGTTGAAGGAAGACCACCAGAATATCCTCGAAGAAAAGGTGAAGAAAAATATACCCGCGGAGGAAGAGATACAGGTCGCTGCTGCGGTCATGGATGATCAGACCGGAGCCATCACAGCCATGATCGGCGGGAAAGATTACGAAGAGAGCCCTTATAATCGTGCCACCCAGGCGGAACGACCGGTTGGATCCACGATCAAACCATTCCTCTATTACGCAGCGCTGCAGGAAGGCTACTCTCCAGTCACCATGATAGAAAGCAAACCGACAGAGTTTGAAGTGTCCGGAAAAAGTGAACCGTATGCTCCGACGAACTTCAACGGAAAGTTTGCCGATAAACCGATTACGATGGCTCAGGCTCTCGCCATATCCGATAACATCTATGCCGTCTCTACCCATATGGACATCGGACCGGAGAAGCTTGTCCGGACGCTGCAGGATTTCGGTATCGATAAGCAATTCAAACCGAACCCTTCCCTTGCCCTCGGCTACTCCTCTGTATCCCTTTTGGATATGGTAACCGCCTACGGCAAGCTCGTGCAGGGAACAGAATCGATCTCCGGGCATACGGTGAGCAAAATCACCGATCAGCACGGGAGCGTCTTGTATGAATATGAACCGGTTTACGATAAGGGTAAAGCCATTGATAAGAAAACGGCATTCGCCGTGACGCATATGATGACAGGCATGTTTGACTCGGGGCTTAACGCCAACTACGCAGACGTCACCGGTTCACCAATCAACGGCAAACTGACACGTATGTATGGCGGCAAATCAGGAACAACGGATACCGACAGCTGGATGGTCGGCTTCAGTCCTCAGTATTTGTCCGCCGTGTGGATCGGGTATGATGAAGGCGGCAAAGTACTCGAAGACTTTAACGACCATCGCTATGCCAAGAACATCTGGGCAGATACGATGGAGGCTGTCCACGAGCCGCTTCCTGAAGCTTCTTTCATTCCACCGCCGGGCTTGAAAGGCGTCTATATCGACCCTGACACCGGGGCCCTCTCCGGACCGAACTGTCCTAAGGAGCGGCTTGTGTATATGGAGAAAGCCGCAATTCCTGATGATGTCTGCGGCGGAGATGACAGCAAGGATGTAGAGGAGGAATTCAAGAATGACCCGTGGTTCAAAGATGTGGTCGACTGGTTCTTCTAA
- the speE gene encoding spermidine synthase: MGTWFTEKQTENFGITAKVNRSLHKEKTDFQELEMLETEEWGNMLVLDDMVMTTEKDEFVYHEMVAHVPLFTHPNPKNVLVVGGGDGGVIREVLKHEGVEKATLVEIDGKVIEYSKKYLPSIAGALDDPRVEVKVDDGFMHIATSEQEYDVIMVDSTEPVGPAVNLFSKGFYEGIAKALKEDGIFVAQTDNPWFKADLIRQVYGDVKETFPITKVYTANIPTYPSGLWTFTMGSKVYDPLQVKEERFSSIDTKYYTEEIHKASFALPKFVKDLTEE, translated from the coding sequence ATGGGTACATGGTTTACCGAGAAACAAACCGAGAATTTCGGTATTACAGCGAAAGTCAATCGTTCGCTTCATAAGGAAAAGACAGATTTTCAAGAGTTGGAAATGCTGGAAACGGAAGAATGGGGGAACATGCTCGTTCTTGATGACATGGTCATGACGACAGAGAAAGATGAATTCGTCTATCACGAAATGGTTGCCCATGTACCGTTGTTTACTCATCCAAATCCGAAGAACGTCCTTGTTGTCGGCGGCGGAGACGGCGGTGTGATTCGTGAGGTCTTAAAGCATGAAGGGGTGGAGAAGGCGACGCTTGTCGAAATCGACGGCAAAGTCATCGAGTACTCCAAGAAATATCTTCCATCCATTGCCGGAGCGCTGGATGATCCGCGTGTGGAAGTCAAAGTGGATGACGGCTTCATGCATATTGCGACAAGTGAGCAGGAGTATGATGTGATCATGGTCGACTCCACCGAGCCGGTGGGCCCTGCTGTGAACTTGTTCTCTAAAGGGTTCTATGAAGGGATTGCCAAAGCGTTGAAAGAAGATGGAATCTTTGTTGCGCAGACGGATAATCCATGGTTTAAAGCAGATTTAATCCGTCAGGTGTACGGCGATGTGAAAGAGACGTTCCCAATTACGAAAGTGTACACGGCGAATATTCCGACGTATCCGAGCGGTCTTTGGACATTCACGATGGGAAGTAAAGTGTACGATCCACTTCAAGTGAAAGAGGAGCGGTTCTCGTCTATTGATACGAAGTACTATACAGAAGAGATTCATAAAGCGAGTTTCGCTCTTCCGAAATTCGTAAAAGATTTGACGGAGGAGTGA
- the speB gene encoding agmatinase: MIFDESYSGKVFIMSRATEEEADAVIYGMPMDWTVSFRPGSRFGPNRIREASIGLEEYSPYLDKHLEEVRYHDKGDMLLPFGNPARSLDIIEGFMDDLLEKGKYPLGLGGEHLVTWPVIKAMYKKYPDLAVIHIDAHADLREEYEGETLSHSTPIRKTCGLIGPENVYSFGIRSGMREEFQYAEESGMHMSKFEVLEPLKEVLPTLAGRPVYVTIDIDVLDPAFAPGTGTAEAGGISSKELLASIHAMAASDMNIVGSDLVEVAPVYDPTEMTPIVASKFVREMLLGFVK; this comes from the coding sequence ATGATTTTTGATGAGTCGTATTCCGGCAAAGTGTTCATTATGAGCAGAGCGACAGAAGAAGAGGCGGATGCTGTCATCTACGGCATGCCGATGGATTGGACGGTGAGCTTCCGTCCCGGATCCCGTTTCGGTCCCAACCGGATTCGTGAAGCGTCGATCGGGTTGGAAGAGTACAGTCCTTATCTAGACAAGCATTTGGAAGAAGTACGTTACCATGATAAAGGGGATATGCTGCTTCCATTCGGGAACCCGGCCCGGAGTCTTGATATTATCGAAGGTTTTATGGATGACTTATTGGAGAAAGGGAAGTATCCACTTGGACTTGGTGGAGAACATTTGGTTACATGGCCTGTGATTAAGGCAATGTATAAGAAGTACCCCGATCTTGCCGTCATTCACATCGATGCCCATGCGGATCTGCGGGAAGAGTACGAAGGAGAGACGCTTTCCCACTCCACACCGATCAGGAAGACGTGCGGACTTATCGGTCCTGAGAACGTGTACTCGTTCGGAATCCGTTCCGGCATGAGGGAAGAATTTCAGTATGCCGAAGAGTCCGGGATGCATATGTCGAAATTCGAAGTGCTTGAGCCGTTGAAGGAAGTGCTTCCAACCTTGGCAGGACGTCCGGTATATGTAACGATCGACATCGACGTGCTTGACCCCGCTTTTGCACCGGGCACAGGTACGGCGGAAGCCGGCGGTATTTCCTCGAAAGAGCTGCTTGCCAGCATCCATGCGATGGCAGCGAGTGACATGAATATCGTCGGTTCGGATCTCGTTGAAGTAGCTCCTGTCTATGACCCGACAGAGATGACACCGATCGTCGCGAGTAAATTCGTCCGTGAAATGCTTTTAGGGTTCGTGAAATAA
- a CDS encoding heterodisulfide reductase-related iron-sulfur binding cluster, whose translation MNPLLVANWVLFLAVTVYGLYLFTRVIRTRVAYIRLGKKFEYDNKLKERLKKIWIYVFGQKKLLKDKKSGIIHVMMFYGFLLVQFGAIDFIWKGLAPDSHLPLGPFYPGFTFFQEIVTLTILVAVIWAFYRRYIEKLVRLKRGFKAGLVLIFIGTLMVTVLVGNGMGLIWNGHEGAWTEPVASAVASAFSWMPPAAAATVFFVMWWIHLLILLTFMVYVPQSKHAHLIAAPVNVYLSREEPPGKLKTINFEIDEDAAEEDVSFGVGKIEDFNQLQMIDFYACVECGRCTNVCPAAGSGKMLSPMDLIIKLRDHLTEKGAAVTGKSPWVPAYAFSGTEGNTLAQMSRSSGSDEAAATLDAVQSKSLIGDVITEEELWACTTCRNCEDACPVMNEHVDKIIDLRRYLVLTEGKMDADGQRAMMNIERQGNPWGLSKKEREDWRSLDEDAAIPTVKELKKAGETFEYLFWVSSMGSYDSRSQKIAIAFAKLMNAAGVKFAILGNKEQNSGDTARRMGNEFLFQELAEKNMKEFEKHEVKKIITIDPHAYNIFKNEYPDFGLEAEVYHHTEMLAEWLKDGKLKPEGVVNERITYHDSCYLGRYNEVYEPPREVLEMIPGVEVVEMKRNRSNGMCCGAGGGMMWMEEKSGNRVNVARTEQALAVEPTMISSGCPFCLTMLSDGTKAKEVEEQVSTMDIAEILAKSMFESKEEQSA comes from the coding sequence ATGAATCCGTTATTAGTGGCAAACTGGGTCTTGTTCCTTGCTGTCACGGTGTATGGTCTCTACTTGTTCACACGCGTTATCAGGACAAGGGTTGCATACATCCGTTTAGGGAAGAAATTTGAGTATGATAACAAACTGAAAGAACGTTTAAAAAAGATTTGGATTTATGTGTTCGGCCAGAAAAAGCTGTTGAAAGATAAGAAATCAGGAATCATTCATGTCATGATGTTTTATGGTTTCCTTCTTGTCCAATTCGGGGCCATCGATTTTATTTGGAAAGGGTTGGCACCGGACAGTCACCTGCCGTTAGGACCGTTCTATCCAGGGTTCACCTTCTTCCAGGAAATTGTAACACTGACCATTCTGGTAGCCGTTATTTGGGCTTTCTATCGTCGATATATCGAGAAACTTGTCCGCTTAAAGCGCGGATTTAAAGCAGGACTAGTATTGATTTTTATCGGAACTCTGATGGTCACCGTACTTGTAGGGAATGGAATGGGGCTTATATGGAACGGTCATGAAGGAGCGTGGACAGAACCTGTTGCGTCCGCTGTTGCAAGCGCTTTCTCTTGGATGCCGCCAGCAGCCGCTGCGACTGTATTTTTTGTCATGTGGTGGATCCACCTGCTTATCCTGCTCACATTTATGGTTTATGTTCCACAATCCAAACATGCACACTTAATCGCCGCACCGGTCAACGTTTATTTAAGCAGAGAAGAACCGCCTGGGAAGCTGAAGACGATCAATTTTGAAATCGATGAAGATGCCGCGGAGGAAGATGTTTCATTCGGTGTCGGTAAAATTGAGGATTTCAATCAGCTGCAGATGATCGATTTCTATGCTTGTGTCGAATGTGGCCGCTGTACGAATGTCTGCCCGGCTGCCGGCTCAGGAAAAATGCTCTCTCCGATGGATCTTATCATCAAGTTGAGAGACCACCTGACTGAAAAAGGTGCTGCCGTTACAGGAAAGTCACCATGGGTCCCAGCCTACGCGTTCTCCGGCACAGAAGGGAATACACTTGCCCAGATGTCGAGGTCGAGTGGGTCCGATGAAGCAGCGGCAACACTGGATGCTGTCCAAAGCAAAAGCTTGATCGGTGATGTCATCACCGAAGAAGAACTTTGGGCATGCACTACCTGCCGTAACTGTGAAGATGCGTGCCCGGTAATGAACGAGCACGTGGATAAGATTATCGACCTTCGCAGATACCTCGTTTTAACGGAAGGGAAGATGGATGCAGACGGACAAAGAGCGATGATGAACATCGAGCGTCAAGGTAATCCATGGGGGCTTTCTAAGAAGGAACGGGAAGACTGGCGCAGCCTTGATGAAGACGCCGCTATCCCAACAGTTAAAGAGTTGAAGAAAGCGGGAGAAACCTTCGAGTATCTTTTCTGGGTAAGCTCGATGGGATCCTATGACAGCCGCAGCCAGAAGATCGCTATCGCTTTTGCGAAACTGATGAACGCAGCGGGCGTCAAATTCGCTATTCTTGGTAACAAAGAGCAGAATTCCGGTGATACAGCGCGACGGATGGGAAATGAATTCCTCTTCCAGGAGCTCGCGGAGAAGAACATGAAAGAATTTGAAAAGCACGAAGTAAAGAAAATCATTACTATTGATCCACACGCATACAACATCTTTAAGAATGAGTATCCGGATTTCGGGTTGGAAGCGGAAGTCTACCACCATACAGAAATGCTGGCGGAATGGCTGAAGGATGGCAAGTTAAAACCGGAGGGTGTCGTTAACGAACGGATCACCTATCATGACAGCTGTTATCTTGGACGTTACAACGAAGTGTACGAACCACCGCGCGAAGTGCTCGAAATGATTCCCGGTGTTGAAGTGGTGGAAATGAAACGCAATCGCTCCAATGGAATGTGCTGTGGTGCCGGTGGCGGAATGATGTGGATGGAAGAGAAATCAGGAAATCGTGTTAACGTGGCAAGAACGGAACAGGCTCTTGCTGTTGAACCGACGATGATTTCAAGCGGGTGCCCATTCTGTCTGACGATGCTGTCTGATGGGACGAAAGCGAAGGAAGTAGAAGAACAGGTAAGTACGATGGATATTGCGGAAATACTTGCAAAATCCATGTTTGAAAGTAAGGAAGAACAGTCCGCTTGA
- a CDS encoding phospholipase D-like domain-containing protein: MFVVVFYIILCLSIFALLLILDFKFGRASHLKHARRLPFFEGTGDARLYTNGSSLYEDLFQSIRDADKQVDVQFFSIETDYISDNFLTVLKEKAEQGVPVRLLVDRLAGFKMNKHIQKELTNNGVIFQFAETPGFPFLFYKMNRRNHRKITVIDGKIGYVGGFNIGRNYIGENPKFGNWRDYHLRLTGEIVQGLHDIFEDDWQISKGNKVPLPNASGRNKERGITLFPTDGVELEDAFMELFRSAEEEILLGSPYFVPTERLMTELEKGLKLGITLHVMVPLKSDHPFVKEAGIPYLERLYRLGAHVHFYDAGFYHPKMTIIDKKVVDIGTANFDRRSLFLNKEVNTFLYDPVFIQTVRNSFFKDMEDSIPFDDHWLKHRSWKTRINEKIAVLLRPLL, encoded by the coding sequence ATGTTCGTGGTCGTCTTCTATATCATTTTATGCCTTTCCATCTTCGCCTTATTACTGATTCTCGATTTCAAATTCGGACGTGCCTCTCACCTTAAACACGCCCGTAGACTGCCGTTCTTTGAAGGAACAGGAGATGCCCGATTATACACGAACGGATCTTCCCTCTACGAGGACCTTTTTCAATCGATTCGAGATGCTGATAAACAAGTGGATGTCCAGTTCTTTTCCATAGAAACCGACTACATCAGTGATAACTTTCTTACTGTCCTCAAGGAGAAAGCGGAACAAGGTGTTCCCGTCCGTCTGCTTGTCGACCGCCTCGCCGGTTTCAAAATGAATAAACACATCCAGAAGGAACTTACAAATAATGGAGTCATTTTTCAATTCGCCGAAACTCCCGGTTTTCCTTTCTTATTCTACAAAATGAACCGAAGGAACCACAGAAAAATCACCGTTATTGATGGAAAAATCGGCTATGTCGGCGGTTTTAACATTGGCAGGAATTATATTGGTGAAAATCCGAAATTCGGAAATTGGCGGGATTACCATCTTCGGTTAACCGGTGAAATCGTCCAAGGACTCCACGATATATTTGAAGACGATTGGCAGATATCGAAAGGAAACAAGGTTCCACTTCCTAATGCATCCGGCAGGAACAAAGAACGTGGGATCACTCTCTTTCCTACAGACGGGGTGGAACTGGAAGACGCATTCATGGAACTCTTCCGTTCTGCCGAAGAAGAAATTCTGCTCGGTTCCCCTTATTTCGTTCCTACCGAACGCTTGATGACCGAACTGGAAAAGGGCTTAAAGCTTGGCATCACTCTCCACGTCATGGTACCGCTGAAATCAGATCACCCTTTCGTCAAAGAAGCCGGCATACCTTATCTGGAAAGGCTGTACCGACTGGGCGCACATGTTCATTTCTACGACGCCGGATTCTATCATCCAAAAATGACGATCATTGACAAAAAGGTCGTCGACATCGGGACGGCTAATTTTGACCGAAGAAGCTTGTTCCTGAATAAAGAGGTGAACACGTTCTTGTACGATCCAGTGTTTATCCAAACGGTCCGCAATTCCTTTTTTAAGGATATGGAAGATTCGATTCCTTTTGACGACCACTGGTTAAAGCATCGTTCTTGGAAGACCAGAATAAATGAAAAGATCGCAGTTCTCCTGCGACCTCTTCTGTAG
- a CDS encoding XapX domain-containing protein — MKEIIFALVTGLVVGIVFALCKLPIPAPPAFAGVSGIIGIYLGFKIVGWVGPFFSSLMK, encoded by the coding sequence GTGAAAGAAATCATCTTCGCTTTAGTGACAGGGCTGGTGGTCGGTATCGTCTTCGCTCTTTGCAAACTGCCGATCCCGGCACCTCCGGCATTTGCCGGGGTATCTGGAATCATCGGCATTTATTTGGGGTTTAAAATAGTCGGATGGGTTGGTCCTTTCTTTTCTTCCTTAATGAAATAA
- a CDS encoding acetyl-CoA C-acetyltransferase has translation MTKTVIVAGARTPFAKLGGGLSSLTASELGGTAIKAALSRAEIDAEDVQEVIMGSVLQGGQGQLPSRQAARNAGIPWDVKTETINKVCASGMRSVTMADQFIRLGEEEIIVAGGMESMSNAPYIMSKARWGLRMGDSTVKDMMIHDGLTCSFENVHMGTYGNRTAEQFDLSREAQDEWAYRSHQRAVKAIESGVLGEEIAAVEVPQRKGNPVIVDRDEAPRKDTSVTALAKLRPVFDQTGSITAGNAPGVNDGACAMVLMSEGKASELGKTPLAAIIAHDEIAVEAQDFPQTPGLVINKLLKKAGKSMDQIDLFEVNEAFAAVALASGEIAGLDPEKVNVNGGAIALGHPIGASGARIILTLALELKRRGGGLGIAAICSGGGQGDAVLIEVPKA, from the coding sequence ATGACAAAAACAGTAATCGTAGCAGGTGCCCGTACCCCTTTCGCTAAACTTGGTGGAGGTCTTTCATCTCTTACTGCATCGGAGCTTGGAGGGACGGCGATCAAAGCGGCTTTGAGCAGAGCGGAGATAGATGCAGAGGATGTTCAGGAAGTCATCATGGGGTCCGTCCTTCAAGGTGGGCAGGGCCAGCTGCCATCCCGACAGGCGGCTCGAAATGCCGGCATTCCATGGGATGTAAAGACGGAAACGATAAACAAAGTGTGCGCCTCTGGTATGAGAAGTGTTACGATGGCGGATCAATTCATCCGGTTGGGAGAAGAAGAAATCATCGTTGCCGGGGGAATGGAAAGCATGAGCAACGCTCCGTATATTATGTCCAAAGCCAGGTGGGGGCTTCGGATGGGAGACAGTACAGTGAAAGATATGATGATCCATGACGGACTTACTTGTTCGTTTGAAAACGTCCATATGGGCACTTACGGGAACAGGACGGCGGAACAATTCGATCTCTCCAGAGAGGCGCAGGATGAATGGGCTTATCGCAGCCACCAACGAGCAGTGAAAGCGATCGAATCCGGAGTGCTTGGAGAAGAGATTGCGGCTGTCGAAGTTCCACAGCGCAAAGGAAATCCTGTTATTGTCGACCGTGATGAGGCTCCCCGAAAAGATACTTCTGTCACGGCTCTTGCCAAGCTGCGTCCTGTATTCGATCAGACGGGTTCCATAACAGCCGGGAATGCACCAGGCGTCAATGATGGAGCCTGTGCAATGGTCCTGATGTCAGAAGGGAAAGCGTCTGAACTAGGGAAGACGCCGCTTGCTGCAATCATTGCACATGATGAAATAGCCGTTGAGGCGCAGGACTTCCCACAGACGCCGGGGCTTGTCATCAATAAATTGTTGAAGAAAGCAGGGAAGTCGATGGATCAAATTGATCTATTCGAAGTGAACGAAGCGTTCGCGGCTGTAGCGCTCGCGAGTGGAGAAATCGCTGGGCTTGATCCTGAGAAAGTCAACGTTAATGGGGGAGCGATTGCACTAGGGCATCCGATTGGGGCAAGCGGAGCACGGATTATTCTTACCTTGGCTCTTGAACTGAAACGCCGCGGAGGCGGACTTGGTATTGCTGCTATCTGTTCCGGCGGCGGTCAAGGGGATGCGGTTTTGATTGAAGTACCAAAAGCGTAA
- a CDS encoding DUF1934 domain-containing protein: MPSNARDVQVQLVTEIRDGDRVEKMEIQESGQFLTRGDTQVLTFIEHQEEGDPVRTMVTVKPGHVSIKRSGGVEMRQVFIESAETENLYHHTYGDFHMKTYTKELDFRSPAETVPGRLFLNYTMTLNHEVTQAHRLTLTFEEESET, from the coding sequence ATGCCAAGTAACGCTAGGGACGTCCAGGTGCAGCTCGTCACGGAAATAAGGGATGGAGATCGTGTGGAGAAGATGGAAATCCAAGAGTCCGGACAATTTCTCACGCGCGGCGATACTCAAGTGCTCACCTTTATCGAGCATCAGGAGGAAGGCGATCCGGTCCGCACGATGGTGACGGTCAAGCCGGGTCATGTCAGCATTAAGCGGAGCGGAGGCGTGGAGATGCGCCAGGTATTCATAGAATCCGCGGAAACAGAAAACCTGTACCATCACACCTATGGTGATTTCCATATGAAGACATATACAAAGGAATTGGATTTTCGTTCCCCGGCGGAAACCGTTCCAGGACGACTGTTTTTGAATTATACGATGACGTTAAATCACGAAGTGACTCAAGCCCACCGCTTGACGTTGACGTTTGAGGAGGAGAGCGAAACATGA